In Balaenoptera acutorostrata chromosome 3, mBalAcu1.1, whole genome shotgun sequence, the genomic stretch ctcaaGGTGTTGGCTTTCTGAGCAGACAGGAGGCTTTTAAGGGTAAAGtcagggccacactccctttcACCAGAGTGGTGTGATGGGCTATCCTGCTTCTTTCTTAGGTCCAGCTACTCATTGTGTGGCACAATGCGGGCCAGCTCAGCCAAgacctctctctcccctgccctaGAACCTGGTCCTCCAGACGCTACGCCAAGCCACCAAGCGTGCCACCATCCTGGACATCATCAAGGATCCCTGGGTGCTCAAGTTCCAGCCTGAGCAACCCACCCATGAGATCAGGCTGCTTGAGGCCATGTGCCAGCCCCCCAGCACCACTAATCGTCACCAATCCTTGGAAATCAGTACCTGAAAGTGGCGGAAGGAGGGGGTTGAAACAGGAGCAAAGCAGGAGGGTCTTGGGCTAAAAATCTTTTATAccaaaaataaatctaattcTGTTTTAGTTCCATCAGGTAGAGTCACATTCTTTCCTCAGGGGAACCTTAGCAGGGAACACTGCTGAGGGTGAGAGGTGTGTTTCTGCCCAGAGCTTGTAACCAGTCATCTTGACACTGGTTAAGTCAACATTATAATTTACAGTGTAGCGCATATGTGGCTCATAGGTGAGTGGGTTGGGCGTGCTCAGAGGAACACCTGCTTTGGGGAGGCTTCGTTATTCTGGCTGAGTACCTGCTCAGTTTTGTCTATCTCTATGCACTCTAAATGTTCAAGTAGTGGGGCAGAAGTTGCTCTACCCTGATTGCTCAGTTTGGTCACAGCTCTGCCTGTCTACAGTCCAAGGGGACGGCAATGTTCGTTCTTTTAGAGATGGGTAACAGGAGGTATGTAATATCTTGGTTCCTTCCTCCTTCAAATGCCACCTTACCCACTACTGAAACAATCCTGGTGAATCACGGTCCCTCATCATTGCTCCCACACGTTGAAGTGACAGTTCAAACCAAGCCTATGAACTATGCGTTCTGGAGAAAGGAAACCTATTGACCCCTTATCCCCGTACGTCTCCTTTCCTACCCTTCAAAGTGGGCTTTGTAAGGGGATGGCTGGTGAGTCACGGGGCTCTCTCGGCAGAGGCACAACTGGGTGAAAGTAATGAGGGAAGGCTCAGGGACAGCTCCACACGGCTCTAGGATAAATAACAGATGGCAGTTTCCTCACCCTCAGCACCAGGCAGCTCTAGGACACACCAGCTTGAGAGATGGAACAGTAtctgcctggaacatagtaggttgAGATAATggaagctcccatttctcctatGCTCCAACTCCCCTTCATTACTCTCATTATTACTCATTTCTTGAAACAAAGCTCCAAGGACCAGGAGACGAGTTTCAGTTGTAGACAAGGCAGTATAAGCACTAGGGTTCCATCCGCCCAATTTTATTGCGAACGAGGGCACTGTAACTGCTATCAAAGGGAGCCCAGGGGCTCCTCCTGCACCAAGATCCTTCTTCAGGGTTGAGCCAGGGATGCGAGGGCGACAGACCCTTTTCTCAGGCAGGGTCACACTACCACCCTCAGCAGGACCTCCCAACAAGGCCATGTTCCTTTAGCTTAGCATTTGGCACTTAAGGAAAAGAGAACAATGAAGGCAGCGTCAGGTAGACAAGCCCAGACTCATCAGGACACCCACTCAGCCAACTGCTTTAGTGCTTCTTCATCTTCATCCGTTTTGGGAGCTTTGGGGATAAGGAcacccagagaaagaaagaagtgttAAGGCCTCAGCAACTTCCAACCATCCCCTCCTATAACACTCAGAGCCTGTGAACACTCTCTCCCAGCAAAGAACCTAAGGGTATGGTCTTGCTTGCTGGGCTGCTGCTAATTCCCACAGCACCTTTGTGCAAATCAGAAGAAGCTGCCTCTTTCTCCCAGCATTTGCAGCCCTAAACCAGAGGACACAGTTTGCTGAGTGAAGCACAGGCCTGATTTCAGTCCTCATTCCCCTTCAGCCAGGTGCCCTTATGCAGTCAACAACCTGTGCAACTGTAGCAGCAACCCTCTCTGCCTGGATCCTTTCAGGCAGGATGGATGAGGAATAATTTTTCCCCATATCTATCCCACCCTCTCAAGTCCTTGAGATGACAGAACAGCCCTGGGTACCTGGCCCTGCAGGAAGATGTGTAGAGGGTACACAGGGCAGTGTgactgggggctcctcctccttgTCGCCCACATGTAACAACTCTCGGGCCAattcctcctgctccagctcctCTAGCTCCTCCAACAGTTCATCCTGGATATGGGATGACAAGATCActcaagacaaaggaaaattctACTTCCAAAAACATACCACTTTTGGAGTTTCCCCCAAACCTGTCCCACAATTCTCTTAGGCATTCCTTCTGGCTGGTCCCATGCCTTCTCCAATATTCCTTGACCCCTCACTCCCAATCACCTCATCCACATCGTCTCCAAATCCCAAGGGTCGAGAAATGGCATCTGAGATCTGCTGGGCCACCTCCTGTTGTTCTGTGATGTCAGCCATCAGTTCATCCACCTTGTCAATGTCCCTGAGAACAAGATACATAGCCCAGAAATCAGGTGACAACCCTGACTTTTTCATCTCACATGAATGAAGACCCTCCTGCCTGTGGCTTCAGACTGACAAATCCATGGCTACTAGGTAAAAGAGATCCCTGGAAAAGTGTAAAGAGGCAAATCTGGGCTAAGAAATGGCAAGAAGACACATTGGGGAGGAATGGTTACACTCTCTTCTCTGAAGgatctttaaaaatgaggaaaattgggaattccctggcagtccagtggttaggactgggcgctttcactgcggagggcccgggttcaatccctggtcggggaactaagatcccacaagccttgcagggcagccaaaaaaaccacaaacaaaacaaaacaaaacaaaacaaaaaaaagaggaaaatcatcTTTCCTCCCTAGAATGCCCCAGCCAGCAAAGAGGTCACCTTGCAATAAGCAAGGAGGCTGACAGGGGTCTAGCCATCACAGGCAACTCTACTGTAAATTCACATCTGGAGAGGTTTTAAGATTCACAGTACAATATTAAGCTACTCTCCCCAGTGCctgggccccctcctcccctccccccgtaCCCACATGTCCTGGTAGGCCTTCTTCATGCCTTGGGCAGCAAGCTCCATGGTACGAAGCACTTCTGCATTGGTGGTGGCATTCTCAATGGCCTCACGCTGAAACTCCAGGGTGGATAATGTCCCGTCGGTTTGTGCCAGCTGCTGTTCCAACCTTTTCTTCCTCCGCAAAGCCTGTAGGGCGGCTGATCCAGCCCACACCCTGAACATCAGAGCCAGAAGCCCTTGCCCCCGCCCCGGGCCCTCCCTGGTGGTGCCTTTCCCTCCACCATTACCTCTCTTATTCTTGGTCCCATGCTTCTTGGCAGTTTGTAGCTCCTGTTCAATCTTCTGCTCCAGAAATTCCTGTTTCTTGATCAATATCTTCTCCGTCTCCTTCAGTTTCTGTATTGCCTCTTCAGGGGTTGGCCCCCTCTCCTTCTTCTCTGGAGTCCAATGGAGCAGCCCACGTTGTGTGAAGGAAAAATATTAGCCACCGATTATTGAGTGCATAGTATGTGCTAGGCACTCGACTGTGTTATTGTTAACCCCCGAACAACTTTCTACGATGAACGTACTCTCTCTACTTTACAAATGTGAAAACAGGCATAAAGAGGTTATTAACATTTTGGTCTAAAATCACAACTACTATAGTAAGAGACTGCAAAGGAATTGAAATGTGAGAGTATGATTTCCAAAGCCAATATTCTTTTGCTATTCCTAGTTACCTTTCAAGtcatttccagtttttgtttttgtttttttaaatagaattaattTTTCTTAGAGCAGTTTTGGGTTCACAGCAAACTGAGTGAGTGGAAGGTACAAAGACTTCCCATATACCACCTGCACCCACACATGCATAACCTCCTCATTACCGTGTTCCCCACCAGAGTTCAATCACTTTTTATTACTGTTCCACTTGCTATCCTAGGAGATACTCAAGGTCCTGATTCCACAGGATCAAACTGAATGAAGTAGGGgggctagagaaaaaaaaatctgatttcaaTTTCTCCCTTCATCTTCTGCACTTCtaacagacttattaaaaaaaaaaaaatctgaaggcCCTAGCCTGCTTAATATCCTTCCACACTCTCCACTGCctacagaataaaatccaaaaaacttTAAGACACACAGGGTCCTTCATGATCTGGCCCCCGTTTACCTCTCCATCCACACTTCTA encodes the following:
- the CHMP4A gene encoding charged multivesicular body protein 4a, with protein sequence MSGLGRLFGREKKERGPTPEEAIQKLKETEKILIKKQEFLEQKIEQELQTAKKHGTKNKRAALQALRRKKRLEQQLAQTDGTLSTLEFQREAIENATTNAEVLRTMELAAQGMKKAYQDMDIDKVDELMADITEQQEVAQQISDAISRPLGFGDDVDEDELLEELEELEQEELARELLHVGDKEEEPPVTLPCVPSTHLPAGPAPKTDEDEEALKQLAEWVS